Part of the Aciduliprofundum boonei T469 genome is shown below.
ATAGTTAAGGATAAGAGAATTTTAGCCACGGGATACAATGGCCCGCCAAAGGGCTTAGCCCATTGCGATGTTACTGGGTGCATTCGTGAGGAGTTAAATGTTCCTAGCGGTGAGAGGCATGAGCTATGCAGAGGATTGCACGCTGAGCAAAATGCAATAATCCAAGCAGCTGTGCATGGGGTATCCATAAAAGATGCCACAATTTATGTAACAAATCACCCATGTGTGGTTTGTGCCAAGATGCTCATAAATGCGGAAATAAAAGAAATTGTTTATGCGGAAGGTTATCCAGATGATTTAGCCAAATTGATTCTTTTAGAGAGCAATATTAGGGTCCGCCAATTCTCCCTTCCAGAGGATGAGGTGAAGAAAATAGTGGGTGAGAGCAATGATTGATATCAAGCTTATTCGAAAAAATGGAGATATGATAAGAGACATGCTCAGAAAGAGGTTCAAAGATGAGAAGATAGTGGATGAGATCCTACAGTACGATAACCTGTGGAGAGAAACTTTGAAGGAAATCGAAAAACTCAGGCATGAGAGGAACAAGAAGAGCGTGGAAATTGGAAAACTTGTAAAGGAGGGTAAGGATATAAAAGAGTTAAAGGACGAGATGAAAGAGTTGAACAGAAGAA
Proteins encoded:
- a CDS encoding cytidine/deoxycytidylate deaminase family protein, with the translated sequence MRPSWDEYFMRMAYLASTRSTCTRRKVGAVIVKDKRILATGYNGPPKGLAHCDVTGCIREELNVPSGERHELCRGLHAEQNAIIQAAVHGVSIKDATIYVTNHPCVVCAKMLINAEIKEIVYAEGYPDDLAKLILLESNIRVRQFSLPEDEVKKIVGESND